The stretch of DNA CCTGTTCTTAATGCCAAGATATAAAACCTTCCATCGTTATATGAAACTATATCATCAGCACGCGTCTGTGAATTTATAATAAGCCCTATCTTTTGAATCTCAGAAAGATTAGAAGGAAGCTCAAGCTTTATAATTATTAAGGAAAGTGGCCTTAAAATCCTCATACTCCTTGCAAATTCCTCCTTAAGCTTATTTTCAAAAAATGAATAGGCAAATAGGGCTGTTTCATTATCTGTTATACTTAATCTATTTATCTCCTCATAAAATCTATCGTTCTTAAGATGCAAAGAAACAACATTAGAAATAAGCTCAAGAAAAATCTTCTCTTTATCAGAAAACCTTCTTTTTGCATAAGAGCCACAAAGGATAAGCCCCTCCCGAGAATCAGGAAGACCAAGGCAAACAGAAATGGCAGACAGGAGCTTAATCTCTTTAAAAAAGCTATAATTTGACTCATCCTTCATATATACATCATTGATAATTATTGTCTTTCCCTCCTTTACAGCCCCTCCAACAAAACCCTCTCCAATCTTAAATTGTGGTATAGAAACAAGGGATTTTCCAGAGCTTGCTACAGGCTCTAGCCTTCCTGTCTCTGGATTTAAGAGGAATATAATGTTTATGTCTGTCTTTAAAAAGCCCATAATCTCTTGAATGATGTAATCAAGCCTTTTTTTAAAGGGAAGCTCCTCGTCCATTTTCAATGAGATGCTACAAAGCTCCTGGAGCCTCTTTGATTCCATATTTAATTCATACATTGTTGATTGAAGCTGAGGCTGTAAAATCTTTGCCTGCTGCCTTTCATCCTCAAGGGCTTCTTCGCAAAGCATTGTCTCAGAGACAAGAACAGAACCCATTCCAGCCATAACAACAAATAGGGGAATTCTTATTAAAAGATAAGGAAAAAGGCTTATATCTTTTGAAATAAAAAAGACAAGGAGGTATATAAAGGAGATTACAAAGCCTAATATAATAGCACCCTTTGTTCGGTAATAGCAGGCAGCAAATATAAGGATAAGAAAATAAAAAAGGTAAAACGGGCTTTTTATTCCACCTGTTGAGGCAATAAGGGATGATACAAAAAATATATCAAGCATACTTTCAAGATAGCAAATCCTAAATGTCGTTATTTTCTTATAAAGGAAATTGGCAATAAGGTTATAAAATGTAATAATTAAAAGGGGAATAAATATTTCTGGTTTTGTTGCATTCTCTTTTGCAATAAGGACAACACTTAATATGGCAAGGGCAATTATTAACCATCTCACCTTCCAAGCGACAGGAAAGACCCTCTTGCTTAAGTCCATATCAAAATAATAACATATTTAAAGGCTGATGTCAATCCGCAATTATACCAAAAATCAATTGGATTTCAAGTGTTTTGTGTTAAATCTTTAAAACAAATCCTAAACAAATTCACTTTTGACTTTTGCATTTTGACTTTTGACTTTTTTTTATATCTCTCCCCAATTTTTGCCAATTGATATATTTACCTCTATTGGAACATCAAATTTTCTAGCGTTTTTCATAGATTCTATAACAATAGGCGCTATCTGTGATGCTTTTTCCTCTGGAATTTCGAACAAAAGCTCATCATGAACCTGAAGGAGGAGTTTACAATTAGATGGAAGTTTTTTACAAACATCAATCATTGCCTTTTTTATAAGGTCTGCACAGGTTCCTTGAATTGGCATATTTATTGCAGCACGCTCTGCAAACTCACGAATTGCCTTGTTTTTACTAAGTATCTCTGGGATATACCTCTTTCTTTTCCATAGGGTTTCAACATATCCAAGCTCCCTTGCCTTTTGTATTGTTTCCTGGATATACATTAGAACCCCTGGATGGAGGGCAAAATATCTATCAATCATTTCCTGTGCATTGCCTGCTGATATCCCAAGCTCCTTTGAAAGACCATAGCTACTCATTCCATAGACTATTCCAAAGTTTATAGTTTTTGCCTGGCGTCTCATATCTTCTGTTATATTTGATGTGCCATAAATCTCTGATGCTGTATTTGAATGAATGTCCTCACCAGCAATGAAGGAAGAAATGAGGGCTTTATCTTGTGAAATATGTGCAAGGATTCTAAGCTCAATCTGGGAATAATCTGCCTTTAGGAATACACATCCATCTTTTGGTATAAATGCCCTCCTTATCTTTTTGCCAAGATCTGTCCTTATTGGGATATTTTGGAGATTTGGATTGCTTGATGAAAGCCTTCCTGTCTGTGTTATTGTTTGATTAAACGAGGTATGAATTCTTCCATCGTTTCCAATAAGGGGAATAATGCCATCCGTATAGGTTGATTTAAGCTTTGCAATCTCTCTATAATCCAATAAGAGCTTTGGCAGGGGGTGTAGCTTTGATAAGGAAAAGAGAACCTCCTCATCTGTTGATGGGCCTGTTTTTCCCCTCTTTATTATAGGAAGATTTAGCTTTTCAAATAGAATAAAAGAGAGTTGCTTTGGTGAGTTTATATTAAATTCACCTACAAAGCTATATATCTTTTCACTCAAAAGAGAAATTTGGCTATCAAGCTCTTTTCCAAATTCTACAAGGTATTTTTGAGAAACCATTATCCCATAAGATTCCATCTCGGAAAGAATTTTTACAAGGGGCATCTCCAATTCCTCAAATAACCCAAGAAGCCCATTTTCTTTTAGCTTTTTTTCTAATTCTATCTTTAGTTTAAATATACCCATTGCATCCTGGGTTTCATTGGGAAGATTCCTCATAAATACATCTTCCAGGCTTTGTTTTAAGCCTGGTGTAAGGAGATAAGAGGCAATCATAATATCAAATAACCTTCCCTTAAGCTCTATTCTCCTGCTTTTAAGGAGGATAATAATGGATTTTACATCAAAGCCTATTTTTTCTATATTTTCATCTTCAAATAGGGTTTTTGCTTCATCAAAACCTGCTAAAAATGAATTAAGTCCATCAGAGATAATAAGCTTATCATCTTTAAGAAATAAAGAAATCCCCTTTGTCTTTGAGATTAAAGAAAACGATAAAATCTCCCTTTCCTTTTCCTCCTTTAAAGACATCTCATTTATCAATGTCTTAAATTCAAGATTAGAAAATAAAGAAAGGAGGGAATTTTTGTCCATCTCCTTTATCTTAAGAGAAGGAAGGGAAATATCAAGGGAAATGTCGTCCTTTAGCCTTACAAGAGACTTGCTTAATTCTATTTTCTCCTTTTCTTGTTTAATTACCTCCCTTATCTTTGGATTTTCTATTATCTCCGGGTTTTTTAAGATATTATCCAGACTATGCTTTTTTATTAACTCAATGCCTGTTTTTTCTCCTATTCCCTTTGCTCCGGGGATATTGTCTGAGCTATCTCCTACTATGGATAAAAGCTCGGGAATTTTTTCAGAAGATACCCCAAATTTTTCAAGTGTCTTTTCTTTGTCAAAGATTGTTCTCTCTGTAATGCCCTTCTTTGTAGATATTACCTTTGTCTTTTCATCAATAAGGGAAAGGATGTCCTTGTCTTGGGTAAGAATAAATATCTCATCTACATCGTCTTTAAATCTTTTAACAGATGAGGCAATAAGGTCATCTGCCTCATAGCCATCAATAGATATAGAAAAACATCCAAGGCTTTTTATTATCTCAAAAATTATGGGGATTTGGATTCTCATCTCCTCTGGCATCCTCTCCCTATGTGCTTTATATTTTGGGTATATATTGTGCCTGAATGTTGGTGTTTTTGAATCAAAGCAGATGCATAGATAATCTGGCTTTTCCTCCTTTAAAATTTTAAGGAGCATAATAGTGAACCCATAAATGGCATTTGTTGGCTCTCCCTTTGATGTGGAAAGGGTGGGAATAGCATAAAATGCCCGATATGCCATTGAGTGGCCATCAATGAGATATAATTTGCTCATCTTATCCAATCCAGCGGATCCCTGGCTTCTCCATTTTCTCTTATCTCAAAATGTAAGGTTGGGCTTTCAGCATCCCCAGATTTTCCAACAGAGCCTATTACATCTCCCTTTGCCACCCTTTGTCCTGTGCGGAC from bacterium encodes:
- the polA gene encoding DNA polymerase I, which produces MSKLYLIDGHSMAYRAFYAIPTLSTSKGEPTNAIYGFTIMLLKILKEEKPDYLCICFDSKTPTFRHNIYPKYKAHRERMPEEMRIQIPIIFEIIKSLGCFSISIDGYEADDLIASSVKRFKDDVDEIFILTQDKDILSLIDEKTKVISTKKGITERTIFDKEKTLEKFGVSSEKIPELLSIVGDSSDNIPGAKGIGEKTGIELIKKHSLDNILKNPEIIENPKIREVIKQEKEKIELSKSLVRLKDDISLDISLPSLKIKEMDKNSLLSLFSNLEFKTLINEMSLKEEKEREILSFSLISKTKGISLFLKDDKLIISDGLNSFLAGFDEAKTLFEDENIEKIGFDVKSIIILLKSRRIELKGRLFDIMIASYLLTPGLKQSLEDVFMRNLPNETQDAMGIFKLKIELEKKLKENGLLGLFEELEMPLVKILSEMESYGIMVSQKYLVEFGKELDSQISLLSEKIYSFVGEFNINSPKQLSFILFEKLNLPIIKRGKTGPSTDEEVLFSLSKLHPLPKLLLDYREIAKLKSTYTDGIIPLIGNDGRIHTSFNQTITQTGRLSSSNPNLQNIPIRTDLGKKIRRAFIPKDGCVFLKADYSQIELRILAHISQDKALISSFIAGEDIHSNTASEIYGTSNITEDMRRQAKTINFGIVYGMSSYGLSKELGISAGNAQEMIDRYFALHPGVLMYIQETIQKARELGYVETLWKRKRYIPEILSKNKAIREFAERAAINMPIQGTCADLIKKAMIDVCKKLPSNCKLLLQVHDELLFEIPEEKASQIAPIVIESMKNARKFDVPIEVNISIGKNWGEI